In Rhipicephalus microplus isolate Deutch F79 unplaced genomic scaffold, USDA_Rmic scaffold_63, whole genome shotgun sequence, one genomic interval encodes:
- the LOC142789995 gene encoding uncharacterized protein LOC142789995 isoform X1: protein MKAFIAITLLSAASLAYGAAVKVDLSSTSGSTGLGSGLSLGGGLGGGLGSGLGRAGGLGSAVGLGSSLGGGRPSFGLSGAGSVFGPGSVSFAPSRQGLSGAVGSSGSSSVRQGATGFYGPGFTGGYGMYGPFGGYGGYYPAPYGFGDEYGFGGFGDFYGSWPSHGYYGYGPGSYYGYPGYGYGWGFGAGSSAGQRVQQQVRRAGAGSSSATRSASASSSSSSSSQ, encoded by the coding sequence CGTCTTTGGCTTATGGCGCGGCTGTAAAGGTCGACCTCAGCTCCACCAGCGGCAGCACTGGTCTGGGTTCTGGACTCAGCTTGGGTGGCGGACTTGGTGGAGGATTAGGCAGCGGACTTGGCCGCGCCGGTGGACTTGGAAGCGCTGTTGGACTTGGAAGCAGTCTCGGTGGAGGCCGCCCTAGTTTTGGTCTCAGCGGTGCTGGAAGCGTATTTGGCCCGGGAAGCGTTTCGTTCGCTCCATCAAGACAGGGTCTAAGTGGAGCTGTAGGATCCAGTGGCTCAAGTTCTGTGCGTCAAGGCGCCACCGGTTTCTATGGACCTGGCTTCACAGGAGGCTACGGCATGTACGGCCCCTTCGGTGGTTACGGCGGTTACTACCCTGCACCTTACGGCTTCGGTGATGAATACGGATTCGGTGGCTTCGGCGACTTCTATGGTTCCTGGCCAAGCCACGGATACTACGGATATGGTCCTGGTTCTTATTATGGCTACCCCGGTTATGGCTACGGCTGGGGTTTTGGCGCCGGTTCCAGCGCGGGTCAGCGTGTCCAGCAACAAGTCCGTCGTGCCGGGGCTGGTAGCTCGAGTGCCACCAGGAGTGCTTCTGCCTCATCTTCCAG
- the LOC142789995 gene encoding uncharacterized protein LOC142789995 isoform X2, which yields MKAFIAITLLSAASLAYGAAVKVDLSSTSGSTGLGSGLSLGGGLGGGLGSGLGRAGGLGSAVGLGSSLGGGRPSFGLSGAGSVFGPGSVSFAPSRQGLSGAVGSSGSSSVRQGATGFYGPGFTGGYGMYGPFGGYGGYYPAPYGFGDEYGFGGFGDFYGSWPSHGYYGYGPGSYYGYPGYGYGWGFGAGSSAGQRVQQQVRRAGAGSSSATRSASASSSSSSSQ from the coding sequence CGTCTTTGGCTTATGGCGCGGCTGTAAAGGTCGACCTCAGCTCCACCAGCGGCAGCACTGGTCTGGGTTCTGGACTCAGCTTGGGTGGCGGACTTGGTGGAGGATTAGGCAGCGGACTTGGCCGCGCCGGTGGACTTGGAAGCGCTGTTGGACTTGGAAGCAGTCTCGGTGGAGGCCGCCCTAGTTTTGGTCTCAGCGGTGCTGGAAGCGTATTTGGCCCGGGAAGCGTTTCGTTCGCTCCATCAAGACAGGGTCTAAGTGGAGCTGTAGGATCCAGTGGCTCAAGTTCTGTGCGTCAAGGCGCCACCGGTTTCTATGGACCTGGCTTCACAGGAGGCTACGGCATGTACGGCCCCTTCGGTGGTTACGGCGGTTACTACCCTGCACCTTACGGCTTCGGTGATGAATACGGATTCGGTGGCTTCGGCGACTTCTATGGTTCCTGGCCAAGCCACGGATACTACGGATATGGTCCTGGTTCTTATTATGGCTACCCCGGTTATGGCTACGGCTGGGGTTTTGGCGCCGGTTCCAGCGCGGGTCAGCGTGTCCAGCAACAAGTCCGTCGTGCCGGGGCTGGTAGCTCGAGTGCCACCAGGAGTGCTTCTGCCTCATCTTCCAG